The Metasolibacillus fluoroglycofenilyticus genome segment GCTTCAAGTGTTTTTACATGCGCAAATTGGCGAAGATAATGGCTATTTCAATTTAGAAGAAGTGCTTGCGTCGGTTAGTGAAAAAATGATTCGCCGTCATCCGCACGTGTTTAGTGACGCAGCAGCAGAGGATGCCGATGCGGTCATTGCTAATTGGGAGGCAATAAAGCGTCAGGAAAAGGGCGAACAGCTAGAGCCGCTTTTAGCAGGTGAGCACCGTGCGGAGTCTTCGCTGCAAACCTCTTATAATTATCAGAAAAAGGCTGCGACAGTTGGCTTTGATTGGCCAAATGCAGAGGATGTATGGGCAAAGTTTGAGGAGGAGTGGCAGGAGTTTCGTCAGGAAATTACAGAGGGCTCTGCTGCTGCGCAACTTGATGAATTTGGTGATGTGTTATTTACACTTGTGAATATCGCGCGCTTTTATAAGATTTCGCCAGAGGAAGCGATGATTCATGCAAATGAAAAATTTGCTCGACGCTTTGGCTATGTGGAGCAACGAGTGAAGATGAGTGGACAGGGTTTCACCGCATTCACACTAGAACAATTAGATGCCTTCTGGGATGAGGCAAAAAAGCAGGAAAAGGGAGAATAATATGCGATTAGATAAATTTTTGAAAGTATCGAGATTAATTAAACGCCGCACATTAGCAAAGGAAGTTGCTGTGCAAGGTCGTATCACAATTAACGACAAGGTCGCAAAGGCGAGCAGTACTGTAAAAGTCGGTGACGAGTTAGCGATTCGCTTCGGACAAAAAATCGTCACAGCACGTGTTGAGCAGCTAAATGAAAATGCCCGCAAAGAAGACGCGGCAAATATGTTCACCATTTTAAAGGAAGAGCG includes the following:
- a CDS encoding RNA-binding S4 domain-containing protein, with the protein product MRLDKFLKVSRLIKRRTLAKEVAVQGRITINDKVAKASSTVKVGDELAIRFGQKIVTARVEQLNENARKEDAANMFTILKEERLEKIEPEFIDDED